TAACAGTGTAACTAAGTAGTGCATGCAACATACCCGTATAATACAGGCCCGCCTCTGCTAGCTGAAATGGCCTTTGAACAGTAGTCGTAGGCCATGTTCTGTACGATGAAAGTCTTGAATCAAATGACCGGAAGCTCTCGCTCCTAGCTTTATACCGTGTCACAGAAGTACCTTCAAATTGGATTTGCACatttcaattgttatttatgCCAATAAACCTCGATGGACAGGCGCAGACTGCCCATTGGTTGATATTCGTTTGTTGGGAAGATCAATAGATTTAGGAAGATCAATAgatttctaaaataatttaattaaagaatctaatcaagaatttaaaaaatcaaaaataatatagttaTCATTTGAAATAGATATGGCCTAATGTAGACATAGTCAGCATGATATAGATCAAATGGACAAGGGAAAATGCGATACAAATTCCACTTTTCAGTTTCACGTTTAAATTATTGATGTGTCTGAACAATGGCGTACATCTGTCGGACCAATTTTTCGTAAACGATTCAAAACCAGATTTAgccattacaaatatatattcgaAGTTAGATTATATGTGAATAGCGGTTTTTGTGCATAAGCGGAAAGCAAAATATATTCGAAAAACTGAATAAAAGAACTTTACACATTATGATTACTTAAATGGCCTTTTTAAGTCTTTGCAATCAAGAAAGATCATgccattcattttaaatttaccTTGTTCATTTAGAAACCGAGTTAATCCCCTTCTTCTTATCTCGTCTGGGTCTTCCATTCGACTCTAGTTGgaataaatgtaatttatattttatcgtTTTTTGAGAGTGTGGTCTTCTCATTAATGTTGttctcaaataaacaaataaaggaaACAAGTATCACGCAGGatcattattaaattatatatttaaatttaaactaaattcaCACGTTAAATATTAGCCATGtaatttttgcattttataattACAATTGATGATTACAACATTCCCGAATTGATGAGAAAGGACACTAGTAAAACTCTAGGTAATAaggaattgttttaaaacaattacatattCATTCAGTAAGAATTGCTTCAAAACCTTACAGTGTAAGCGTCTATATCGGCCTGGCTTCCAAAATAGTCAGCAATGAATCGACACCTAGGTGCGTTACGAGCATGTTCCTGCAAGGGGTCGTCTCCGTCACTGAAATCTTTTAGCCCGATTCCACATTCATAACATCTTACCAAGTCGTCTTCACCTAGTATTCAAAATAGTCAGATATTAATATGGACTACTTATTTGAAACTAACGTTGATTCAAAGATCAAATTAATGTTTGGACAGTAACAATGGCCAAATGCTTAAATGCGTAAGCTTGTAGTAAACGTGTCGTTGTTTCTTTCCCAAATCATATCTAAAATTAACAGacgaaaacaatacatataacatttcAATTCGAATGCATGTTGCTAACAACAATGGTACGATTTATAACATATGGCtacaaataagtaaaaatgaaaataactttgGTTTGATTAAATGCAAGAATATATGCAACATGATTTGATCGTATTAAAAACGTTAAGtataagataaaataaacacacaatCAGGTTCTTAAAGACGCGGCCTAGACTGTACCTCCTATCTTTTGCCTTTTAAATAGCATCACTGAAAATTCAAAAAGATGATTGTTACTTTATTTTACCTTCcgtgtttgataaaaaaactacatcgtgctcacatttttttaaatgaaatgtttccaACTTAAATATGTAAGAAGATGTGAAAAGTACAAACAATGATAGAATTAGAACTTCAATGCTTTGTtgaagataaaacaaacaaacaccaattattgttataattgtcTTGTTTCTGTTCGGTATTTCGCTAAATGTTGCCACTTTGTGCACTTCGAATGCATTTACGCTcttaaagaaaattgaaaatgtttttactaaaacttttgtaaaaaaaaaattggcgaaCATGACAATGgcgttttcaaaaaatgtgaaattgattaaacattattaaacttTGAACAGTTTTACATTTAACAGCAAAACATAGCTGTGTGAATATATCAATCGTTTATAATAGACATTCCCTCGTCATTAAAGTATTTTGGACAAAgcaaataatgacaaaaataaaaacgttaatGCGAAAATGCCAATCTGGAATAGTTTGCCTAGTTCTATGTTAAGTAAATATGCCGGATGGGAGCCACAGCTTCAATAGTTTTTAATGTATACTTTGTTCTACAGTTTCGCCATTTGAATCAACATATTACAGTGCAGTATTGCAGAGGTAAGtttttctgttctgttatatAACAATGACAGTCTTCTTTGTCGGTCAAATTGTAGTTTTGGTGAACTAGCATGTGAAATATCTTCACATGTTAACAAAACTACAAACAAATTCGTCTTAAAAGATGTCCATAATAAGAAAATAAGCACTTCTGGTTCGTTGCGCATATAACTTTTTTTGAGTAAGAATTTTTTGTAGCGCCTGTACTTTGTTAAGATAACATTTGATTTACCAGTGAAGAAGAATCCAGCCAAAGCTAGGTCAAACGGGGTTGGTAGCTGCCTCCCCCACGACGCAAAGCTTCCTAGACGTGTCATATTGTCCCCGTATGCTGGATAACGCGCTCTCTAGATTACAAAACAGATAGTAAGATGACCTTGTGCAATGCTTTTGCAGAAAAATGCCTTGATTATGCTGTGTAAACTACGGGAATAAGGTCAGAAGCCAAAAATGGTCTGTAAACCTTATTAAATCAATGCCTGTAATGTGTGAGTATCATACTTGAACATTTACGTTATTTccgaacaattattttttatctacaGTGTTTGTTTAGATGTATGAAATACTTAACACTTGCGTCAAGTGTACATATTTTTAGAATGCCAAAGAATGAGTATACTTTAAAGTTTTTATGTGTGAAATCGAACGCAATACTATTTGTTGAATCTGATATGCTTACCCGTCGAGATGTAGTCTGTTCTAATCTTCCAGCGGAATGTCTATCGAATATCTTATGTTGTTCGTTGACACTTGACATATTATGTCTTATCTGTTCCGTTGATGAACGTTCGTCTATACTGCTAACTGAATGAAGACATCTTTGAAAGATTACTTCGTTGTCGTCCGGCGTTGCTTGTGCAACAACTGAATGTTGGTACTCAGTTGCCAGCGATGTCTCGTTCGAACGAGAATTGTTCAAATTCTGAAAACTGTTTGTTCCTCCATCTGTCGTAGCTCTATAATCTAACGAGTCTGGTGCACGATACAGATTAGGAGGATAACGAATAGAAAGGTCATCGTGCGAAGCTGACAAACTACTGTTAAAAGGCTGCTGGTCGTTATGTGTCTGATTGTCCCCAGTGTCTTCATAACTTCTTGTCACAGGGTTATTGTGAATCTCCCTGTGTACTGGGGCTGCAGTTAAAATCCGCGTCCGTATTTCGTTCCTATCAATCATTTGCGTTCGGTGTATGCTTACAGTTTCAGCTCGTAGATATCTTGCCAATGATACTATATTAGCTTCACTAATAATCAGATTCACAAAAGTTTGTAGGTCTTTCAAAGGTACACTGATGTTTTTCATAAACTCATACCTTGCTTCAAAAAACTTCTTATTATCTTCACTTGCCTTCAAATAGTCATCTAGcctttcaaaaagaaaaaatgaagtttGGTTTTTGATACAAACCTTTTTACCGCTACTaggaacaaatacggaaaaagAAGAATAGAAACGGCAGGCGATTTCCAGAGGGATACTGCTGTAACCATCTGATTCCTTTTGATATTGCTTTGAAGAATGAAATACTAAGTATATCCCGTCCATTTTCATGTAAATTCCATCGAAAGATTCAACTTCAGCTAATATCTTTAACAAGCTTGTGATGGTCTGGATTCTCTCCATGGAGTCGTTTTTTGGAAATTCTCTTACAATTTTGATTGTTACTGCATCTTGCGCTTTGTACAGTATACCGTTACATCCAGCTAAAATTAACATGCATTGCGTTTCTTACAACGTACCATTAACAttgcataaaaatacaaactactAAAACGggattgatttgtttaatataaactaaaCACGAAAGAAATAGAAGACAAATTAATGGTCTACGATATTTAACAAGCCattgaacaaattttaattttggcAAGCAAAATTTGGAGAGTCAAAGGATGTTTCGAATATATTATCAAGTATTGACATATTATTGAAGCGTATGCCAGACTAAAGAACATTTACTACACACAATTAAGTTCCTACCTCTTGGTATGTATTTCGACCTTTGATTCTTATGAGAGTCATCAATAGGTACTTTCCCGATCTGTGGACAGGtcaaacatgaacatgtattaGTAAAGACATGGCGCTGcagaaaattaatacaatttgatttaattgataattttttGTCCATTGTACAAATTTCtaatctaaaataaaacaacaagaaatcGGACAACCCTCTATCCAAAACTACGGTTCATTGCATAAAAATCAAACAACCAGAGCCAAGTATTTGGAACACATTATTTCGGTTACTAGCCTACTGAATTAAGTTGATTCATTTACAAGATTTTGCCGGCATACGTAATTTTAACAAAGTCGCTCCCTTTGAATAAATATTGGTAATTTGTAGTACACCGACTATAATCTATGCACAGCCGTATGTCAGGTATCTATCAAATATATGACCAATTtaccttgttgttttttgtttgtggaTTGTTTATCTCAAATTCGTTTATTTGagaataaacaatgtttatttaaaaacagcCAATATGAAGGCTATCGttgatgatgaaaatatcatacatttttgTGTTGGATGGAACTGAACTCTATACagttataaaacaattcataGTGCTCAATACGTCATTAGAACAGTACGATGCCGTGTTGATATTGGGTATTGTATGTCGTTGTAAGATTGGATACCTTCAGTTGAAAATATAgacacattttttatatgaacTTTGTTTCAGCAATACAATAGTATGCAGAAAGTATCCATCGTATGTATATTATAGTGTGACTGAAACAGGCAATATTTTGGAAGACCTTaattaaagataactttactattaattcaccattttaaatgaagcatggcgcagtctatgccgcctCATAACCCCACATTAGGTATTTTTACtacagtttgattgagagtttagtttcttaaaacacttcgacaaaccttttcacgaaACTGCCACCTAATGTAGCACTATCAAAACGTTAGTTAGGAAACAGGTTTGAGGAAACTATTCATCTAATCAAACATCGGTAATATAACGAAGGCGGAgatctttaagcggcatagattgccttttttcatttcaaatattgaagttatctttgtttataagtcatcattcgaagcaaaatgttacCTTCCGGCGTAGCACTTATGACGAAATTTATCACGTAGAAAACACTCAATGATTAATCAAACACTTAACACATTgaaacaaatactaaaaatgtACCTGTTCAATGGGAATCCGTAGAAAATTGTCAATGATGAAcgaagaaaaaaagttcaacGCAACCGATCGATGAGTGGAACAGGAATCCATCTTAAAGAAATTCAGCTACGGTTACCCACTCTACAAAATATGATATCTTGCACAGTGACTTATATTCATAAGATGTACTAGTCAAAACAGAAACAGGACTATGTTTATTGAAAAAGCATGTATTTTCCGATTACAGTTCTTAAGAataaaatcgtaaaaaaacaacaacatacaacacatacCGAAACGTAAACATAGATATAATGCCTTTGCtttttgcaaaactgttcaccgGTTGGTCGGATATTGAAATCGAAACCAGTAATTATGAGGGGTTAACCATTTggtttattgaatgttttgattaaaaaattcCTAGTTTCGTTTTTGGTTTTGACTGAATAAgacaatattaatttaatttgagCGGAAAAGGCTTTGTGTTTATTCATCAACAATACTTGTgataatgatgaaaatataCATCTAAAATCATCGGTTTACCTGCTTTCAAACACATCACCTTACATTTTAagacacaaacatacatgtatttaatgatAAGTCATTAATTGTCAGAAAATGCCAATCTAAAAACagtgtaaattttattttgggGTTCAACTATAAATTTCTCACATATTGTgcaatactgataacaagtgaCGCCATTTCTTAATATCAATGCAATAACAAAAATCATGTAAATACctttcaatacatttaatatttgtttacagattGAGTATTTCGACATAGCGTACCTCTTAATGTATGTAAGTGTCTcttcttttgaaatatatgaatTCTATACTTCTTTTGTAATGTAATGAATCAgttcaatatcatttaacataatttaccCTCTTTGTACAGTTTATAATAAACATCTGGCATCTGTTGACGATGGTAACTGGATACTCAACTTCCTTTCAACTGCATTTATACTACGAATATCAGGCGATGGATGTATAACATTCCTATTGTGTCAAATACTCATTTATCAACCTACTccaaatgatatatatgttacTTATGCACATTGCAAAGTATCTTTATATTATACTGGTTTCCTAGAGAAACTACCCATAAATAACCAACAGGGTTTCGAACGTATATCAAACACGATCTTAATAGATAACAGATAACATTCAAACTGAGAGATTCAATCTTTATATTCATAACTTGAGAATTAAAAATACCTAGTTTCGTTCTCAAATGAACCCCTTCAttaactcaaacattttttttttatttcaaatgattagAACATTATTCGTATTTAATTAAATAGTGTCTGTTTTAATCCGAACagaaaaaatgtaatgttactCATCAACAATggtaattatcaaaatataccTTTCACTTTCAAATCCTCGTTTCAATTACTTCCAAACACACAACAGGCAAATatgcaattattatatattgtccGTAATTAGTCAGAAAACGCCAACCGTCAACCAAGCAAAGccataaatattattgtatggTATGGTATTATAAATTTCTCATCTATTACGTAAAACTGATAAGAGGTGTCGCAATTTTCAAAAACCAATATAACAAAGCAATAACCCGCACATGATAAAGAAATACAATGCATTTAGGTATTGATTACATACTTTGTAAACCAACTCATTGTGCCTGTCATATTACGTAAGCGTCTATGTGTCTCGTCTCTTAGGTAAATTTATATTCCTTTAGAAATGTACTGAATAattttccttatttacaaatatgACTCAGCTACATACAATGAAGTTTGGGCAGTTGACTAGTCATTATTGTGTTGGCGGGGGGGCTGCGGGTAGTCCCCCAAGACGTTTTTAACAagtctagtccgaaatggtgcactTTGGGTATACTTTATTACCTATTactacttttttgaaaaaaaaaatcatttggaagaTTTTAGGGGGTGGGTTGCGGGTTGGGGGATGCTGTGCCATTTTTTccgtttatttatgtttttcaaggCAATTGTAAGTgctatttcataaaatatttaattttgcctAAAAATAGGCCACAATGGagttatttgaattataaatttaaattaaaaataatttaaattatacacGATAGGTAAAATTATAGCactattatttatattagtctgataaattaattaataagacAGACTATGGAAATTTAGTattgatattatataataattttaaggtaGTCACTTTATTAAAATTCATAGCATAATTAATCGTAAATGGAAATCATGAGAATAGTTGATAGACCgttcaacaaaattaaaaacttaaaataaaacaatataatcaaCCGTCTACTGATCATTGTAATATCATGCCCAGATGCATAACATTCTTTTGTTATCAGGTACTATTTTATAAACCTAATCTCACGTTTATATATGTTACTTATGCACGTTGCAAAGTGTCTTAACATTATACTGGTTTCCTTGAGAAATTACCTATACATAACCAACAGGATCAGGGTTTCAAATGTAAATCAAACACGATCTTAACAGATAACATTCAAATTGAGagattaaatctttattttcataactagaaagcgaaaaaaaagatacaaaattaGAATTCAGTCTTgcaatataatcattttttttgtgattttgtatCTTAAAACTTCAATCAGAAGCCCATACATGTGCCTATCATTT
The DNA window shown above is from Mya arenaria isolate MELC-2E11 chromosome 6, ASM2691426v1 and carries:
- the LOC128239482 gene encoding E3 ubiquitin-protein ligase XIAP-like isoform X3 is translated as MKNISVPLKDLQTFVNLIISEANIVSLARYLRAETVSIHRTQMIDRNEIRTRILTAAPVHREIHNNPVTRSYEDTGDNQTHNDQQPFNSSLSASHDDLSIRYPPNLYRAPDSLDYRATTDGGTNSFQNLNNSRSNETSLATEYQHSVVAQATPDDNEVIFQRCLHSVSSIDERSSTEQIRHNMSSVNEQHKIFDRHSAGRLEQTTSRRRARYPAYGDNMTRLGSFASWGRQLPTPFDLALAGFFFTGEDDLVRCYECGIGLKDFSDGDDPLQEHARNAPRCRFIADYFGSQADIDAYTSRMEDPDEIRRRGLTRFLNEQGTSVTRYKARSESFRSFDSRLSSYRTWPTTTVQRPFQLAEAGLYYTGRDDHVRCFACDGGLRRWDPEDDPWTEHCKWFPACPFAREQKGDEYIALVQATMDNDLTYSDPNGCSEQTSTTQSNTDLVAGMGNLAIDSTDIKELRKTCTVDMGFSNTDFDKAISDLAGRGNSRPTIEDVISAFEVLGQLQENYTANQRKGTEENLLEENQRLRSMLLCFICQRNQVNALYLPCTDHRLCMDCAREYSTTCPVCQRPVKDIIKTFMS
- the LOC128239482 gene encoding uncharacterized protein LOC128239482 isoform X1, encoding MDSCSTHRSVALNFFSSFIIDNFLRIPIEQIGKVPIDDSHKNQRSKYIPRAGCNGILYKAQDAVTIKIVREFPKNDSMERIQTITSLLKILAEVESFDGIYMKMDGIYLVFHSSKQYQKESDGYSSIPLEIACRFYSSFSVFVPSSGKKVCIKNQTSFFLFERLDDYLKASEDNKKFFEARYEFMKNISVPLKDLQTFVNLIISEANIVSLARYLRAETVSIHRTQMIDRNEIRTRILTAAPVHREIHNNPVTRSYEDTGDNQTHNDQQPFNSSLSASHDDLSIRYPPNLYRAPDSLDYRATTDGGTNSFQNLNNSRSNETSLATEYQHSVVAQATPDDNEVIFQRCLHSVSSIDERSSTEQIRHNMSSVNEQHKIFDRHSAGRLEQTTSRRRARYPAYGDNMTRLGSFASWGRQLPTPFDLALAGFFFTGEDDLVRCYECGIGLKDFSDGDDPLQEHARNAPRCRFIADYFGSQADIDAYTSRMEDPDEIRRRGLTRFLNEQGTSVTRYKARSESFRSFDSRLSSYRTWPTTTVQRPFQLAEAGLYYTGRDDHVRCFACDGGLRRWDPEDDPWTEHCKWFPACPFAREQKGDEYIALVQATMDNDLTYSDPNGCSEQTSTTQSNTDLVAGMGNLAIDSTDIKELRKTCTVDMGFSNTDFDKAISDLAGRGNSRPTIEDVISAFEVLGQLQENYTANQRKGTEENLLEENQRLRSMLLCFICQRNQVNALYLPCTDHRLCMDCAREYSTTCPVCQRPVKDIIKTFMS
- the LOC128239482 gene encoding uncharacterized protein LOC128239482 isoform X2, which codes for MDSCSTHRSVALNFFSSFIIDNFLRIPIEQIGKVPIDDSHKNQRSKYIPRAGCNGILYKAQDAVTIKIVREFPKNDSMERIQTITSLLKILAEVESFDGIYMKMDGIYLVFHSSKQYQKESDGYSSIPLEIACRFYSSFSVFVPSSGKKVCIKNQTSFFLFERLDDYLKASEDNKKFFEARYEFMKNISVPLKDLQTFVNLIISEANIVSLARYLRAETVSIHRTQMIDRNEIRTRILTAAPVHREIHNNPVTRSYEDTGDNQTHNDQQPFNSSLSASHDDLSIRYPPNLYRAPDSLDYRATTDGGTNSFQNLNNSRSNETSLATEYQHSVVAQATPDDNEVIFQRCLHSVSSIDERSSTEQIRHNMSSVNEQHKIFDRHSAGRLEQTTSRRRARYPAYGDNMTRLGSFASWGRQLPTPFDLALAGFFFTGEDDLVRCYECGIGLKDFSDGDDPLQEHARNAPRCRFIADYFGSQADIDAYTSRMEDPDEIRRRGLTRFLNEQGTSVTRYKARSESFRSFDSRLSSYRTWPTTTVQRPFQLAEAGLYYTGRDDHVRCFACDGGLRRWDPEDDPWTEHCKWFPACPFAREQKGDEYIALVQATMDNDLTYSDPNGCSEQTSTTQSNTDLVAGMGNLAIDSTDIKELRKTCTVDMGFSNTDFDKAISDLAGRGNSRPTIEDVISAFEVLGQLQENYTANQRKENLLEENQRLRSMLLCFICQRNQVNALYLPCTDHRLCMDCAREYSTTCPVCQRPVKDIIKTFMS